In a genomic window of Tursiops truncatus isolate mTurTru1 chromosome 7, mTurTru1.mat.Y, whole genome shotgun sequence:
- the LOC101336974 gene encoding LOW QUALITY PROTEIN: beta-1,4-galactosyltransferase 5-like (The sequence of the model RefSeq protein was modified relative to this genomic sequence to represent the inferred CDS: deleted 1 base in 1 codon): MMQAQAILIWDNMRTIGAQVYEQVVRSAYAKRNSSVNDSDYPLDLNHSETFLQTTTLLPEDFTYFANHTCPERLPSMKGPIAINMSEIGMDVVHELFSRDPTIKLGGHWKPSDCIPRWKVAILIPFRNRHEHLLVLLRHLIPMLQRQRLEFAFYKVEQVGTQPFNRAMLFFFFFFLWYTGLSLLWPLPLRSTGSGRAGSAAMAHGPSHSAACGIFPDWSTNPRPLHRQADSQPLRHQGSPRAMLFNVGFQEAMKDLDWDCLIFRDVDHIPESDCNYYGCGQMPRHFATKLDKYMYLLPYTEFFGGVSGLTVEQFQKINGFPNAFWGWGGEDDDLWNRVQNAGCSVSRPEDDTGKYKSILPHHRGEVQFLGRYALLRKSKERQGLDGLNNLNYFANVTYDALYKNITVNLTPELAQVTEY, encoded by the exons ATGATGCAGGCTCAAGCCATTCTCATCTGGGACAACATGAGAACGATCGGCGCTCAGGTTTACGAGCAGGTAGTTCGGAGCGCTTACGCGAAGAGGAACAGCAGCGTGAATGACTCAGATTATCCTCTTGACTTGAACCACAGCGAAACCTTCCTACAAACCACAACTTTGCTTCCTGAAGACTTCACCTACTTTGCAAACCATACCTGCCCTGAAAGGCTCCCTTCCATGAAGGGCCCCATAGCCATAAACATGAGTGAAATTGGAATGGATGTCGTCCATGAACTCTTCTCTAGAGACCCAACCATCAAGCTCGGAGGTCACTGGAAGCCATCGGATTGCATTCCTCGATGGAAGGTGGCAATCCTTATCCCCTTCCGGAACCGCCATGAGCACCTCCTGGTCCTGCTCCGACACCTGATTCCCATGCTCCAGCGCCAGCGCCTGGAGTTTGCATTTTATAAGGTGGAGCAAGTTGGCACCCAACCCTTTAATCGagccatgctttttttttttttttttttcctttggtacacgggcctctcactgttgtggcctctcccgttgcggagcacaggctccggacgcgcaggctcagcggccatggctcacgggcccagccactccgcggcatgtgggatcttcccggactggagcacgaacccgcgtcccctgcatcggcaggcggactctcaaccactgcgccaccagggaagcccccgagccATGCTTTTTAATGTGGGTTTTCAAGAAGCAATGAAGGACTTGGACTGGGACTGTCTTATTTTTCGTGATGTGGATCATATACCAGAAAGCGATTGTAACTACTATGGATGTGGA CAGATGCCAAGGCACTTTGCAACTAAACTGGATAAGTATATGTATCTGCTTCCTTATACTGAGTTCTTTGGCGGAGTGAGCGGCTTAACAGtggaacagtttcagaaaatCAACGGCTTTCCTAATGCTTTCTGGGGTTGGGGTGGAGAAGATGACGACCTGTGGAACCGAGTACAGAATGCAGGCTGTTCTGTGAGTCGGCCGGAAGATGACACAGGGAAGTACAAGTCCATTCTTCCTCACCACCGAGGAGAAGTCCAGTTTCTTGGAAGGTACGCGTTGCTGAGGAAGTCCAAAGAACGGCAAGGGCTAGATGGTCTCAACAACTTGAACTACTTTGCAAACGTCACATACGATGCCTTGTATAAAAACATTACTGTCAATTTGACACCCGAGTTGGCTCAGGTGACCGAGTACTGA